The genome window AAATTTACGACGAATTGGCGCGAAAGCTTGGGCTTGACCTCGACCTCTCACAGCTCTACGCGAAGATGAACGACGCGCTGCTTGCCGATTCAAGGCTAAAGAGCGCTGGGAAAAATCTTTATAAATGGAGTGAACCGTGTTACTGGAAACTGCCCGAGTCGCGCGCGCTGCTGCCCGACCGCGCGCCTCAGCAGATGATGCCGCCGAAGGGATATATAAGGCTCGTCACAGTGCATTCCGACAGGTATATAAACGGGCAGAGCGCGGACGCGCCGTCCTGCGCGAAGGAACTCGTCATCCGGCTCTCGGAGCATCTATGTGAGAAAAGAGGGATAGCCACAGGAGACGAGGTCTGCGTGCTCTCTGAAAACGGCGCCGGAATAAACATGAGGGCGGAGGCCGACGCGTCGCTTTCACCGGGGACGGCCTGGACTTATCAGGGACTGCCCGAAATAAATATGCTGACGTCAGCTCGCCCCGCACCCGGAAAGGGCGCGGCATACGCCGAATGTTTTGTGAAGGTATTTAAATTGTAGCTGCGTGATCTTCTGCCGCTTCAAGATATTTTGCTAGCGCGGCCGTCTCTTTTGCACGGATGTGCGCGCCTATCTGCGGCCCTTTGAGATTTTCAAACAAGCCCTCTTTCGCGGCTTCGTCCATGACGCGGATGCAGGCGCCGTTTTCGCGCAGGTACGCCGGAAGCGTTTCGTTGTACGCCGCAACGACGGCGCAGAGGCCGTCAATTCCAAGCGGGCTCGCCTGCGCCGCGCGAAGCAGGTCGCGTATGGTGGCAGCGTTTGTAAGATGCGGCGCGCGCGTCTCTTCTTTTATGACAAAGGCGGCGCACTGGCGCCATTTTTTTGGCAGACCGAGAGCTTTATCTATCTTTGGCAGCACCTCAAGCCGCACCGATTCTTGGCAGAAGTGATGTGGGAGCTCGTGCACAAGCGCCGCAAAGCGCACTTCAAGCCGCGTCGTATCTGCCGCCGCGCGGTCGAGGCCCTCCATTGAGCGTTCAAAGGCGTCGCTCTCTGGACGGCATAAGTTAGGTTTGCTATTTCCAATAAGCCCAAAAAGCCACGGAAATTCACTCGAAAGCAGCCCCGCCGCGCGAAGGGCGCGGAAATAGACGGAGGGCCGCTCGCAGGCAAGCGCCTTTTTTAGTTCCGCAAATTTTCGTTCTTTAGGTTCCAGCGCAAGTTCCGCCGCACATTTGTTCATCATGGCAAGAGTGCGCGGCTCTATCTCAAAACCAAGCTGCGCCGCCTGACGCGCGGCGCGCAGCGCGCGCACCGGGTCTTCGAAAAAATGAGAGGAGACGGCGCGGATGGTTTTTTCTGCTATGTCCCTTTCGCCGCCAAACGGGTCTATCAGCGTTCCACGGTCGTCCAGCGCAATGCTGTTTATCGTAGTGTCGCGGCGGCGGAGGTCTTCTTCTATCGTTATAGCCGCGTCGCAGACAAAATTAAAGCCCTTGTAGCCCGTGCCGTTCTTTTTTTCTTTACGCGCGAAGGCAACTTCGCACAAGGCGCCGTCTATGGACAGAAGAAATACTGGAAACGAATGACTCACCGGACGCGCATCCGGAAAAATTTTCAAAAATCTATCAAGCGAAAGCCCGCAGATGACGTAATCGCGGTCGTGGACGAAACGCCCCATCAGTCCGTCGCGCACGGCTCCGCCCACTAGGTAGGCTCGGCCCCGGGCCGCTTTCACAGCCTGAAAAAATTCTTTCTGCGTCATTGTCATTCCTCCGCTTTGTGCGTTCGTATCTGCCTTATGATAACAAAAAAGCCGCCGAAGACGGCGGCTCATTCTCGTTCAATATCGCTTAGTTGTCCATTATCTCTTTTTCTTTTTCCACAAGCGAGCTGTCTATTTTTTTGATGAAGGCGTCGGTCTTGTCCTGAGCCTCTTTCTGGAACTTCTTAAGCTCGTCCTCGGTGATTTTGCTATCTTTTTCCAGCTTTTTGAAGGACTCGATGGCGTCGCGGCGTACGTTGCGGACCGCGATGCGAGCCTCTTCCGCCAGTTTGTTGACCATTTTTTTAAGTTCAAGACGCCGCGCCTGCGTCAGCTCCGGCAGGTTGAGACGAATAGACTCGCCGTCGTTCTGCGGAGTGATGCCGAGGCTTGAGGTCTGGATGGCCTTTTCGATTGATTTTATCGCGGTCTTGTCCCACGGCGTGATCACTATCTGACGCGCCTCCGGGACGTTGACGCTGCCCATATTTTTTACGGGCGTCAGTGTGCCGAAATAGTCCACCTTTATATCTTCGACAAGTGCGGGATGCGCTCTACCGGTGCGGATGCCAAGCATGGCTCCCTTAAGGTGTTCTATGCTCTTTTCGCAGCGCGTGTTTAGTTCCTTGATTACGTTCTGAGGCATACGGGTCACTCCTTATAAGATTTTTTATAATTATAATACTCTTTATGAAACTATAGAGCCAATATTTTCTCCGTCAATGAGAAGCCTGCGTAAATTTCCCTTTTTCAATACGTCAAAGACTACTATAGGTATGTTGTTTTCCTGGCAGAGCGAGAAGGCCGCGGCGTCCATCACTTTGAGCTGTTTCTGGAGCGCGTCCATATAGCTGACGTGCGGTAGCTTTACCGCGTCTTGATATTTCGCCGGGTCTTTATCATAGATGCCGTCGACTTTCGTAGCTTTGAGAAGGCAGTCGACGCCTATTTCGGAGGCGCGAAGCGCCGCAGTCGTATCCGTTGAGAAATAGGGAGAGCCTGTGCCCGCGGCAAAGATGACTATGCGGCCCTTTTCGAGGTGGCGCATCGCGCGGCGCCTGATGACCGGCTCCGCTATCTCACGCATCTCTATTGCCGACTGAACGCGCGTAGGCTGGCCAAGGCGCTCTAGCGCGTCTTGAAGCGCGAGCGCGTTTATGACCGTGCCAAGCATTCCCATATAGTCGGCCTGAGCGCGCTCAATGCTTTTGGTCTGAGCGCCGCGGATAATGTTGCCGCCTCCGACTACCATTGCGATGCTTATTCCTTCGGAGGCCACGTCGGTTATCTCTTCGCAGATGTTGCGCACTGCGTCGGGATTCACTCCGAAATGGCTGTCTCCGGCAAGTATTTCTCCGGAAAGTTTCAGCAGTATTCTCTTATATGTCTTCTCCACGATTTCACCTTCCGATACGATTTTTTGCTAAAAAAAAACGAGGGATATAATCCCCCGTTTTTTAGTTTTTTAGGAGTTAGCCTTCGATCATGAAGCGCGCGTAGCGGCGGACGATGATGTTTTCGCCGATTTTTGCGATGTTTTCAATGACGAGATCCTTGATCTTCACTTCGGGGTCACGCACGTATTTCTGCTCCATGAGGCAGTTTTCCTCATAGAATTTGTTGATGCGGCCTTCGGCGATCTTTTCGAGCATCTTTTCAGGCTTGCCCTCTTCGCGGGCCTGAGCAATGATGACCTGCTTTTCATGCTCGATGATGTCCGCGGGGACCTCTTCAGGGGTGATGTAAGTGGGGTTTGAAGCGGCGATGTGCATCGCTATTTCATGGCCCAGCTTGTTGAACTCGTCTGTGCGCGCGACAAAGTCTGTCTCGCAGTCAAGTTCAAGAAGAACGGCAAGTTTCGCGTTGCTGTGGACGTAGGTGAACATTTTGCCCTGAGACGCTGTGCGCTCGGCCTTTTTGGCCGCTTTGGCGAGGCCCTTTTCGCGAAGATAATCGCAGGCCTTGTCCATGTCGCCGTCGCATTCGACAAGCGCCTTTTTGCAGTCCATCATTCCGACGGATGTGCGAGCGCGAAGTTCGGACACCAATGCTGCTGTGATATTTGCCATATTAGTTAGTCTCCTTCCAGCCCTTCTGCTCCGCCAGCTCTTTTTCACGAACCTTTACCTCTTCAGCCGCTGAATCGTCCACTGCGGGCGCTTCTTCGGCGGGAGCGGCTTCGGGAAGAGCCTCTTCCTCAACGCGTGCGTCCTGACCCTGGCGGCCTTCGATGAAGGCGTTTGCCATAAGTCCGACTACGAGTTCGATGGCGCGGATGGCGTCGTCGTTTCCGGGGATGGGGTAATCTACGACGTCGGGGTCGCAGTTTGTGTCAACGATTGCGATGACGGGGATATCAAGCTTGTGCGCCTCAAGTACGGCGATCGTCTCACGGCGCGGGTCGATGATGAAGAGGGCGTCGGGGATGTCCTTCATCTCCTTGATGCCGGAGAGGTATTTTTCAAGCTTTTCACGCTCTTTGCGGAGCTGGATGATTTCTTTCTTGGGGTATCTGTTGATGCTGCCGTCCTCTTCCATCTGCTGAAGCTCGACCATGCGCTGCACGCGGCGGCGAATGGTGGCGAAGTTCGTAAGAAGGCCGCCCAGCCAGCGCTGGTTGATATAGAACTGGCCAGCTTTGAGAGCTTCGTCGCGGATGGGATCCTGCGCCTGACGCTTTGTTCCTACAAAGAGGATGCTGCCGCCCGACTTTGAAACTTCACGAACGAAGTCATAGGCCTTTTCAAGCCCTTTGACCGTCTTCTGAAGGTCGATTATGTAGATGCCATTGCGCTCTGTGAAGATGAACGGCTTCATCTTCGGGTTCCAGCGTCTTGTCTGATGTCCGAAATGGACGCCGCATTCAAGAAGCTGTTTCATACTTACTACTCCCATGTGAATCCCTCCTGTTTTTTCCTCCAGACGCTTCATCCGAAACGAGCCCGCATTGGGGAACCTCATTTACGTCAGCGACTGTGCGTGGTTTACACCGTTCCCAAGTATATCATGCGAACTGTATAAAAACAACCTACGATTCTATCTCAAATTCCTTGAGGCGCTCTGCGCTCTCCTCTTTACCAAACAGGCTGCCGACGATGAAGACGACTATCGCTATTGCGAGCGTAGGCACTATGGCCGTCGTGCCGCCCACGCTCACCTTTGAAATGGTGAAGTAAAAGAACGAAGCGGTCCCGCATATCATGGACAATATCACTCCTGTAGAGTTTGCGCGGCGCCAATAGAGGCCGAATAACGTCGGGCAGAAAAATACCGCCTCCAGCCCTCCGAAAGCAAAAAGATTTATCCATACAAGCAGCGACGGCGGCCTCATCGCGGCGAAAAAGACGAGCACGCCGACCACTCCCGTGACGATGAGGCTCATTCCGCGGATTTTTGAAGGAGAAAGGCGCGCCGCATCGTTTTTAGCGACGTAATGAAAATAAATGTCCTTTACGATGGCGGCGGAGCACATGATGAGCATCGAATCGACCGTGGACATGATGGCAGCAAGCGGACCTGCGATGAATATGCCGGCCCAGAACGGCGACATCAGGCGAACTGTAAGAGTAGGAACGGCAAGGTCGCCCACCGCGATATCGGGAATGACCGCGCGCCCCATCGCGCCTACGAGATGCATCGCGAGCATCGTGAAGCCCACGACGAACGTCCCGATGATCATTGCGTTGTGCATCGAGCGCGAGTCCTTATAGCCGAGGCATTTCTGCGTAGTCTGCGGAAGGCCCAGGATGCCGACGCCGACAAGCACCCAGAAGGAAAGGATGAACGGCTTCGGGATGGCGTTGCCGCCTCCGGTCGGGGTAAGAAGCTGCGGGTCTATCGAGTAGAGCGTCCTCATGATGTTCTCCACTCCACCGCCCGCCGAAATCACTGCGTAAAGGATGGCGACGGAGGCAAAGAGCATCATGATGCCCTGAATGGTGTCCGTCAAAACTACGGCGCGAAAGCCGCCGATGGTCGTATAGATTATGACCGTCAGGCCGAATATCAAAAGCCCCGTCTGATAGGAATAACCGGTTATGGATTCAAAGAGCCGCGCGCCTCCTATGAACTGCGCCAGCATAGAGGCCATGAAAAAGACAAGCAGCGCGACGGATGCCAAGATGACGACGGCGTCGCTGCTGTACCTCGCGCGCAGAAAATCCGTGATGGTGACCGCGTGAGTACGGCGCGCGATAAGCGCAAAACGTTTGCCCAGCACTCCAAGCGTCAGAAAGGCGGTAGGCACCTGTATCATGGACAGAAGTATCCACCCAAGCCCCACGTTATAGGCGACGCCCGGGCCGCCCACAAAGCTGCTTGCGCTCGTATAGGTCGTGATTATCGCCATAGCGAGCACGAAGCCGCCCATTGAACGGCTGCCGATGAAATATTCTTCCATGAAGCCGGCTGTGTCGGTCCTCTTTCCGGCCGAACGGCTGGCCCACGCGGCAACGCCCATAATGAGCGCAAAATAAAGAACGAGCGGGATTATCATCCCAAGTCTGTTAATAATCATTTCTTCTCCTCATGGTCGTCCTGGATAGAAAGATCCTTGAACATCATCCTGATTGCGGCCCACAGCAGAAAAGAAATGCCGATATAGCCGACGATGCAGCTATAAAAGAACCATTCAGGGAAGCCAAAGATATAGTTGTACTCCGCCGGGTCGTCGCCAAAACCATAAGCGGTGACGTACCACCAGGCAAAGAATAAAAGATAGAGCCCGACAATGATGAACGTTTCTTTTTTCGTAGTCTTCAAAAATCCTTTAGAAGCCAATGTGCAGCCCTCCAGCAATGTGCCGTAATGTTCCTATGGCGCAACAGTATAGTACATTTAGATAAAATCAACAATATTAGTAAAGTTTTTTCTTCCTCCCGCCTCAAAATCAAAAGAGTTTTAATTAGAACTGCCGCTTGAAAAGTTTAGGAAATCGGGTATAATGCATTACGTCCTTCAGTGCGGGGAGGGGTGGCCGAGTGGTCGAAGGCGGGCGACTCGAAATCGTCTTAGCGGTGCTGAGCCGCTACGTGGGTTCAAATCCCACCTTCTCCGCCAACGCATACACAAGCCTTGCGGGCGCAATGTCCGCGAGGCTTTTTTGTAAACTTAACTTGCAGCTTTTTCTTTGGTGGAATTATTTTCGGCCCTTTTAAAATTTCTTAAAATTTCCAGCGCCAGCATCGCGGACAAATTGACTGAATTGAAACTTGACTCTATTATTGAGCGAGGCCTTCTCATATTATTTGATGCGACAGGCGCAGGCCGGCGGTTTTCACAAATCGTCTGCCGTGATGCGTAAAGGCCGATAATATCTTTGTCGGGAGGCAGAGCGGATGCAGGATAAAAATATTATTCTCATTACGGATGATAGCTCTGACAACAAATCTCTGCTGTCAAGCGCTTTTTCGGACAGCTTTACGACCGTGGAGGCCACGGGCCGCGAAAAGGCGGCGGCGTTCATAGAGGCCAATGCAAAGCGCATTGCGGTCGTCCTGCTCCGCTACTTGCCGCAAACTACAGATGCTCCCGCCCTTTTAAAATGGCTCTCGACCGGCAAATACGCTGGCCTTCCCGTCATCGCGCTCTCAGATGACGCGGCAGACGAACTTTCGGCGCTCCGCGGCGGCGCGTGGGATTTTATAGCGATGCCGGCGTCGTCCGAAGTGATACGGGCGCGCGTCGACAACCTCCTTGCCAGATACGGCTATATAAAGGAACAGGCCTCCGTAAAAGAACTTGAAATGGCCAACCTGAAGATGGACAGCCTTATAAACAGCATACCTGGAGGCATAGCCATCTACAGGCTGGACGACGGCTTTAAGACGATATATTTCTCCGACGGAGTGGCGCAGCTGAGCGGCTACACGCGCGAGGAATACGCGCAGTGGATAAAGAACGACGCGGCCGACGCGGTCTACAAGGGCGACAGAGACCGCCTTTACACCGGTGCTATAGAGGCGCTGCGCGTCGGAGAGACTATAGACGAGACGTACCGCATCTATCATAAAGACGGGAGCCTCGTCTGGGTGCATCTTACCGGAATGCCTATAGGAGAGGAAGAGGGACATATAATCGTCTACGCCGTCTTTCAGAGCGCGTCGCGGCAGTCGCAGCTTTACAGCGAGCTGCTGGACCAGTCAAACGAAGGCATCTACGCCTGCGACATCGCAACCCACGAACTGCTCTATCTGAATAAAAAAGCATCCGAGCTGCTGCACACCCCTGCAACTCCGCTTGTAGACAAAAAATGCTACTCCTATCTCTTCAACAGAACAAAGCCGTGCAGTTTCTGCAAGATAGATAAAATGAGACACGACAGTTTCCTTGAACGCGAATTTACCTACCCAAGGGACGCGCGCACGTACAGGCTGATGGGAAAGCTGATGCAGTGGAACAAGATAACGGCGCACGTCGAGTATGTGACGGACATCACCGAAAGAAAAACCGCGGAACAGCAGAACGCCGCGCTTTTAAAACAGCTTGCCTCGGTCATCGAACACGTCCCGGGCGGCATGTGCCTCTACCGTCACGACGGCAAAAAAATTATCCCTGTGGTCCACAATCAGGCCTTTTACGACATCTTCGGCTATTCGGAAGACAACCTGCAAATGGTCAATCAAGAAGCCAGCTTTCTTAACGTCCATCCTGATGATATGCGAAAACTCAAACATCTTATCGCTGGGGCGTTAAAAAATGGCGGCAGCCTGCGCCACACCTACCGCGTCTACAACGACGCGCTTAAAAAATATATATGGGTCTACCTAAACGCCGTCTCCATACCTCAGCCGAACGGAACGCAGCTCATATACGCAAGCTACACCGACGTCACCGACGAACGCACGGCGCAGAACCGTCTGCACGACACGCAGCTGCTTCTGTCGGCCGCACTGCGCAACGCGCGGATCACGGTGTGGGAATACGACCTCGAAAAAAAACAGATAACACAATCCGTAGAGGCGCAGGACAGACAGGGTTTCGGCGTCACGATAGAAAATGTTCCCGAGTCTTTGATAGAGTGCGGCTACGTACATCCTGATTCCGCCTCCGACTATCGCGCCTTCTACCGCGAGGCGGCGAAGGGCGCGCCGCGCGCCGTGATGGATGTGCGGGTGCGCGCAAAGGGCGACAAGGATTACTGGTGGAAGAGGATAATCTACATACCAGTCTTTGACGGCGCCGGCAAGCATTTACGGTCAATAGGGACGGCGCTCGACGTCACAGAGCTGAAGCTTCAGGAAAGCCAGTACGCGGCTCTTGAGACGCTGAAAAACGTGACAAAGCACGGAGTAATGCTCAATGTTACAAAAAATACGGCGGACGTAAGAGGAGCGGCCACGGACAGCGACATGGACGGTGGCATCACCTCCATTGACAAATTTTTCGCCCGCGCGCGGCTGCGGATCGTGGACGAAAAGATGCGCGCCGGCTTTGACGCGATTTTTACGCGGGAAAACATACTTCAGGCTTACGCCTCCGGCAAGACAGAGGCCTCGTGCGAGGGGTTGTGCAACTTTGGAGACGGACGCGCCAGGTATACTGAATTCAAGCTGCGTCTCACGAGGGATCCGCAGACTGGAGACATCATAGGCTTCACCTACCTGAACGACATACACGCCAGCAAAACGGTGCAGGAGATGATAAGCGGCGTCATCGACCTTGCCTACGACTATATCGTGGCTATACGGCTAGAAGACGACAGCTTTACGGCCTACGCCAGCAGAAGCTACTATTACGAAGGCTTTGAACGAAGCGGATATTACACTCCCGAACAGGAGCGCTGGCTGCATTCGTGCACCGCTCCAGAAAATTGGGCAAGCCTTACCGCAAGCCTCGCGCTCGACAACGTCATGCGCATGCTGGACGCGGAACAAACTTACTCAATATATATGGAAATCAGCGACAGAAAAGGTTTCCTCCGGCGCAAAAAACTGACCTTCTCATATATGGACGACAGAAAAGAATTCATCCTCATGACGAGGGCTGACGTGACAGAGCAGTACAACAGACAGCTGAAGGCGAAC of Cloacibacillus sp. contains these proteins:
- the frr gene encoding ribosome recycling factor is translated as MPQNVIKELNTRCEKSIEHLKGAMLGIRTGRAHPALVEDIKVDYFGTLTPVKNMGSVNVPEARQIVITPWDKTAIKSIEKAIQTSSLGITPQNDGESIRLNLPELTQARRLELKKMVNKLAEEARIAVRNVRRDAIESFKKLEKDSKITEDELKKFQKEAQDKTDAFIKKIDSSLVEKEKEIMDN
- the pyrH gene encoding UMP kinase, coding for MEKTYKRILLKLSGEILAGDSHFGVNPDAVRNICEEITDVASEGISIAMVVGGGNIIRGAQTKSIERAQADYMGMLGTVINALALQDALERLGQPTRVQSAIEMREIAEPVIRRRAMRHLEKGRIVIFAAGTGSPYFSTDTTAALRASEIGVDCLLKATKVDGIYDKDPAKYQDAVKLPHVSYMDALQKQLKVMDAAAFSLCQENNIPIVVFDVLKKGNLRRLLIDGENIGSIVS
- the tsf gene encoding translation elongation factor Ts: MANITAALVSELRARTSVGMMDCKKALVECDGDMDKACDYLREKGLAKAAKKAERTASQGKMFTYVHSNAKLAVLLELDCETDFVARTDEFNKLGHEIAMHIAASNPTYITPEEVPADIIEHEKQVIIAQAREEGKPEKMLEKIAEGRINKFYEENCLMEQKYVRDPEVKIKDLVIENIAKIGENIIVRRYARFMIEG
- the rpsB gene encoding 30S ribosomal protein S2, with product MGVVSMKQLLECGVHFGHQTRRWNPKMKPFIFTERNGIYIIDLQKTVKGLEKAYDFVREVSKSGGSILFVGTKRQAQDPIRDEALKAGQFYINQRWLGGLLTNFATIRRRVQRMVELQQMEEDGSINRYPKKEIIQLRKEREKLEKYLSGIKEMKDIPDALFIIDPRRETIAVLEAHKLDIPVIAIVDTNCDPDVVDYPIPGNDDAIRAIELVVGLMANAFIEGRQGQDARVEEEALPEAAPAEEAPAVDDSAAEEVKVREKELAEQKGWKETN
- the panF gene encoding sodium/pantothenate symporter, which encodes MIINRLGMIIPLVLYFALIMGVAAWASRSAGKRTDTAGFMEEYFIGSRSMGGFVLAMAIITTYTSASSFVGGPGVAYNVGLGWILLSMIQVPTAFLTLGVLGKRFALIARRTHAVTITDFLRARYSSDAVVILASVALLVFFMASMLAQFIGGARLFESITGYSYQTGLLIFGLTVIIYTTIGGFRAVVLTDTIQGIMMLFASVAILYAVISAGGGVENIMRTLYSIDPQLLTPTGGGNAIPKPFILSFWVLVGVGILGLPQTTQKCLGYKDSRSMHNAMIIGTFVVGFTMLAMHLVGAMGRAVIPDIAVGDLAVPTLTVRLMSPFWAGIFIAGPLAAIMSTVDSMLIMCSAAIVKDIYFHYVAKNDAARLSPSKIRGMSLIVTGVVGVLVFFAAMRPPSLLVWINLFAFGGLEAVFFCPTLFGLYWRRANSTGVILSMICGTASFFYFTISKVSVGGTTAIVPTLAIAIVVFIVGSLFGKEESAERLKEFEIES
- a CDS encoding YhdT family protein, which translates into the protein MASKGFLKTTKKETFIIVGLYLLFFAWWYVTAYGFGDDPAEYNYIFGFPEWFFYSCIVGYIGISFLLWAAIRMMFKDLSIQDDHEEKK
- a CDS encoding response regulator; translation: MQDKNIILITDDSSDNKSLLSSAFSDSFTTVEATGREKAAAFIEANAKRIAVVLLRYLPQTTDAPALLKWLSTGKYAGLPVIALSDDAADELSALRGGAWDFIAMPASSEVIRARVDNLLARYGYIKEQASVKELEMANLKMDSLINSIPGGIAIYRLDDGFKTIYFSDGVAQLSGYTREEYAQWIKNDAADAVYKGDRDRLYTGAIEALRVGETIDETYRIYHKDGSLVWVHLTGMPIGEEEGHIIVYAVFQSASRQSQLYSELLDQSNEGIYACDIATHELLYLNKKASELLHTPATPLVDKKCYSYLFNRTKPCSFCKIDKMRHDSFLEREFTYPRDARTYRLMGKLMQWNKITAHVEYVTDITERKTAEQQNAALLKQLASVIEHVPGGMCLYRHDGKKIIPVVHNQAFYDIFGYSEDNLQMVNQEASFLNVHPDDMRKLKHLIAGALKNGGSLRHTYRVYNDALKKYIWVYLNAVSIPQPNGTQLIYASYTDVTDERTAQNRLHDTQLLLSAALRNARITVWEYDLEKKQITQSVEAQDRQGFGVTIENVPESLIECGYVHPDSASDYRAFYREAAKGAPRAVMDVRVRAKGDKDYWWKRIIYIPVFDGAGKHLRSIGTALDVTELKLQESQYAALETLKNVTKHGVMLNVTKNTADVRGAATDSDMDGGITSIDKFFARARLRIVDEKMRAGFDAIFTRENILQAYASGKTEASCEGLCNFGDGRARYTEFKLRLTRDPQTGDIIGFTYLNDIHASKTVQEMISGVIDLAYDYIVAIRLEDDSFTAYASRSYYYEGFERSGYYTPEQERWLHSCTAPENWASLTASLALDNVMRMLDAEQTYSIYMEISDRKGFLRRKKLTFSYMDDRKEFILMTRADVTEQYNRQLKANRELSMALEIAEGANTAKTEFLSKMSHDMRTPMNAVIGLAELARDASSLAECRDYLHQISTSGKYLLSIINDVLEMSRIESRSIELHPTVVYMPDFIRDTASIVLPDIIKKGISFEIRQNDLTALYMRVDTTYIQQVLVNLLSNAIKFTPQGGRIELIIENLSEKEHRVINRITVKDTGIGISEEFLPKVFLPFEQEDSTNDDGRMGTGLGLSIVKNIVERMDGEVYVRSKKGEGTTFVVEWTLDSVPQEEYAPKEDPKAGVQGDINGRRVLLCEDHPLNRAIAAKLLEKKGVVVEFAENGKIAVEKFTSRPAGYYDAILMDIRMPVMDGLEAAQAIRAQERHDSQTVPIIAITANAFEEDRRKSIACGMNAHLAKPIEPQKLYETLARLLG